One genomic region from Coriobacteriia bacterium encodes:
- a CDS encoding response regulator transcription factor, which produces MTDSPARILVVDDEPSITEFVSYNLRKEGYDVTVAEDGDSALALAKQHPFDLVVLDVMLPGIDGYEVCRRLRQDSSVPVLFLSARDTELDKVVGLEIGGDDYLAKPFGVRELTARVKALLRRAPSGSREPGVAGERIDLAGVVLDEGAHQATAGETLIDLTPREFELLACLMRHGGKVLSRDQLLREAWGWEFLVETKTVDTHVKRLRDKLEAAGCDPALVETVRGYGYRFRV; this is translated from the coding sequence TTGACCGACTCCCCCGCTCGTATCCTCGTCGTCGACGACGAACCATCGATCACCGAATTCGTGAGTTACAACCTTCGCAAGGAGGGCTACGACGTCACCGTCGCCGAGGATGGCGACAGCGCTCTGGCGCTCGCGAAGCAGCATCCGTTCGACCTCGTCGTCCTCGACGTCATGCTCCCCGGCATCGACGGCTACGAGGTCTGTCGCCGGCTGCGGCAGGACTCGAGCGTGCCGGTGCTGTTCCTCTCGGCACGCGACACCGAGCTCGACAAGGTCGTGGGCCTCGAGATCGGCGGCGACGACTACCTCGCCAAGCCGTTCGGTGTGCGCGAGCTGACCGCCCGCGTCAAGGCGCTGCTGCGTCGCGCACCCTCCGGCAGCCGCGAGCCCGGCGTCGCCGGCGAGCGTATCGACCTCGCGGGCGTCGTCCTCGACGAGGGCGCGCACCAGGCGACCGCCGGCGAGACGCTCATCGACCTCACGCCCCGCGAGTTCGAGCTCCTCGCCTGCCTCATGCGCCACGGCGGCAAGGTACTCTCACGCGACCAACTGCTGCGCGAGGCGTGGGGCTGGGAGTTCCTCGTCGAGACCAAGACCGTCGACACGCACGTCAAGCGCCTGCGCGACAAGCTCGAGGCCGCCGGATGCGACCCCGCGCTCGTCGAGACGGTCCGCGGCTACGGCTACCGGTTCCGCGTCTAG
- a CDS encoding HAMP domain-containing protein has protein sequence MGTTLRSKIAIWMGLVALAAATAAYVLLDFGGTGTGIGVVVAAPITGWLIGRLVGQRIVAPLERLGVSARAFASGNHAARADVSGPRETRIVAEAFNQMAGQIDDALEELKREERRKTQFVSDVSHELRTPLTAIRGAAETLLDGDVEAEDQQRFLSTIALEAERLGRLANDLLTLQRIEGATGELPITQVDLRLAADRAAAMLEPLLEDREVTLTVNGAAATVLGDTDRLQQVVTNLVDNA, from the coding sequence ATGGGCACCACCCTGCGCTCGAAGATCGCGATCTGGATGGGGCTCGTCGCACTTGCGGCGGCGACCGCAGCCTACGTCCTCCTCGACTTCGGCGGCACCGGCACCGGCATCGGCGTCGTCGTCGCGGCACCGATCACGGGCTGGCTGATCGGCCGACTCGTGGGCCAGCGCATCGTCGCCCCACTCGAGCGTCTCGGCGTGTCCGCACGCGCCTTCGCCTCGGGCAACCACGCCGCACGTGCCGACGTCAGCGGACCGCGCGAGACGCGCATCGTCGCCGAGGCGTTCAACCAGATGGCCGGCCAGATCGACGACGCGCTCGAGGAGCTCAAGCGCGAGGAGCGGCGCAAGACGCAGTTCGTCAGCGATGTCAGCCATGAGCTGCGCACCCCGCTCACCGCGATCCGTGGCGCCGCCGAGACACTCCTCGACGGCGATGTCGAGGCCGAGGACCAGCAGCGCTTCCTCTCGACGATCGCGCTCGAGGCCGAGCGGCTCGGCAGGCTCGCGAACGACCTGCTCACGCTGCAGCGCATCGAGGGCGCGACGGGCGAGCTGCCGATAACCCAGGTCGACCTGCGCTTGGCCGCGGATCGTGCCGCGGCGATGCTCGAGCCGCTGCTGGAGGACCGCGAGGTGACGCTCACCGTCAACGGCGCGGCCGCGACCGTCCTGGGCGACACCGACCGCCTGCAGCAGGTCGTCACCAACCTCGTGGACAACGCG